From a region of the Danio aesculapii chromosome 4, fDanAes4.1, whole genome shotgun sequence genome:
- the tmbim4 gene encoding protein lifeguard 4, which produces MNQEKYPRSSIEDDFNYGTNVATASVHIRMDFLRKVYTILSLQIIITTAVSALFMLCNPIKNFVHESPSLVLISAIGSLILLLALAFYRHQHPVNLYLLFGFTLLESLSVATAVSFYEYTIVLQAFVLTSAVFLGLTAYTCQSKRDFSKLGASLFAGLWILIIASFLRFFFYNDTVELVFAGAGALLFCGFIIFDTHLLMHKLSPEEHVLASINLYLDIVNLFLYILRILDAMKKH; this is translated from the exons ATGAATCAAGAGAAGTATCCGCGGTCATCCATTGAGGATGATTTTAATTATGGCACGAATGTCGCGACGGCGAGCGTACACATCCGGATGG ATTTCCTCCGCAAGGTCTACACCATCCTGTCATTGCAGATTATCATCACCACGGCTGTATCTGCCCTGTTCATGCTCTGTAACCCCATTAAAAACTTTGTGCATGAAAG TCCCTCTCTAGTGCTGATATCCGCTATCGGCTCTCTTATCCTGCTCCTTGCCTTGGCTTTTTATCGTCACCAGCACCCAGTCAACCTTTATTTGCTGTTTGGATTT ACTCTGCTGGAGTCACTGTCTGTTGCTACTGCAG TGTCATTTTATGAGTACACCATAGTCCTCCAGGCCTTTGTGCTCACGTCTGCTGTGTTTCTGGGTCTCACTGCATACACCTGCCAGTCTAAAAGAGACTTCAGCAAACTCGGAGCCAG tttgtttgcgGGCCTGTGGATCTTGATCATAGCCAGCTTTCTGAGG TTCTTTTTCTACAATGACACTGTGGAGCTGGTGTTTGCTGGGGCCGGAGCTCTGCTGTTCTGCGGCTTCATCATTTTCGATACCCATTTGCTGATGCACAAGCTGTCCCCAGAGGAGCACGTCCTGGCATCCATCAACCTCTACCTGGATATCGTCAACCTGTTCCTGTACATCCTGCGCATCCTCGACGCCATGAAGAAACACTGA
- the vhll gene encoding von Hippel-Lindau-like protein produces MAEQEAPAPLKSLNSEDPTYISFINKSSRTAEAWWLNFSGKPVSYGDIDPGQSLKMNTYLTHPWMFRASDGAKLLVNLSEVYFPAPAQYEEYGYPHFQAVYVTAPVYSLQECCLKLIRSLVRKQDICKLEIPEGLRQDIRRVPDLLRDIQVLSAERSVKASN; encoded by the exons ATGGCTGAACAGGAAGCGCCCGCACCTCTAAAATCTCTCAACTCCGAAGATCCAACATACATCTCTTTTATTAACAAATCCAGCAGAACAGCCGAAGCATGGTGGCTGAACTTCTCGGGAAAGCCGGTGTCTTACGGCGACATAGATCCAGGGCAATCTCTTAAGATGAACACTTATCTGA CTCATCCATGGATGTTCAGAGCATCTGATGGAGCTAAGCTGCTGGTTAACCTAAGCGAAGTTTACTTTCCTGCTCCTGCGCAGTATGAAGAGTACGGATACCCGCATTTCCAAGCGGTCTACGTCACTGCTCCAG TGTATTCATTACAAGAATGCTGCCTGAAGTTGATCCGGAGTTTGGTGAGAAAACAAGATATCTGCAAGCTGGAAATACCCGAGGGATTAAGACAGGACATCAGGCGCGTGCCCGATTTACTGAGAGACATCCAGGTTTTATCAGCCGAGAGATCTGTGAAGGCTTCAAACTGA